One window from the genome of Streptomyces sp. NBC_00287 encodes:
- a CDS encoding HEAT repeat domain-containing protein — METDGIPDVGDLLRDMESDDPAVREAALEWLVSAAWRDDDFVVATARAVPELARLARELPGHRAELLKLLGDLADRTDLPDGAGPARRAVTTELPSLLPYAHDTDPDTRHALLSAVVACRHQDALPLLRARLAQEPDPVVRGHVVTALALLEPDAGDWRHALLTDPEPRVRLAAAEDLLRTAELPLPGDLVDIGARAYAADPHERHHGWPVPYTPFTARLLEDPEAAVRALPHGVPLVFDIVGRWRDREADVLPWALGELDEWGLQELAQMACVLPPELHARVRDHVRPYLTGDPQVRAAGVNALARAHAPEAIGEAVRLVHESAGPPPGPYQVFRAVVAVTETFGAEALPVARAVADAMARRPEEMSPYLTGVLAEYPEVAAEIVEELAALVPRLTGGYAGPAVDVLGQLGPAGGEVAERALREATGIDHADLRMSAALAHHRVSGDPGVALAVLRQELEHDESSFPAGRAGRLGPAAAPLLPLIEPFLAPARIPAYRAEAALAVWRITGRTEDTVEPIARPLASAERFYPRELYAVEALTEIGLLPRFAEAPLRRVAESPRRVASAVMNTEGRHLDYTVRDAVRKLLATAEVIC; from the coding sequence GGGCGATCTGCTGCGGGACATGGAGTCCGACGACCCGGCCGTGCGCGAAGCCGCGCTGGAGTGGCTGGTCTCCGCCGCGTGGCGCGACGACGACTTCGTCGTGGCGACGGCGCGCGCGGTGCCTGAGCTGGCCCGGCTCGCCCGTGAACTGCCCGGTCACCGGGCGGAGTTGCTGAAGCTGCTCGGCGACCTCGCGGACCGCACCGACCTGCCCGACGGCGCCGGACCGGCACGGCGGGCCGTCACCACCGAGCTGCCGTCCCTGCTGCCCTACGCGCACGACACCGACCCCGACACACGCCACGCCCTGTTGTCGGCCGTTGTCGCGTGCCGCCACCAGGACGCCCTGCCCCTGCTGCGGGCGCGCCTCGCGCAGGAGCCCGACCCGGTCGTGCGCGGCCATGTGGTGACCGCGTTGGCGCTGCTGGAACCGGACGCGGGCGACTGGCGGCACGCACTGCTCACCGACCCCGAGCCCCGGGTGCGGCTCGCGGCCGCCGAGGATCTGCTGCGTACGGCCGAACTGCCCTTGCCCGGGGACCTGGTGGACATCGGCGCGCGGGCGTACGCGGCCGACCCGCACGAGCGGCACCACGGCTGGCCCGTGCCCTATACGCCGTTCACCGCCCGCCTTCTGGAGGACCCCGAGGCAGCCGTGCGCGCCCTCCCACACGGGGTGCCGCTCGTCTTCGACATCGTCGGGCGCTGGCGGGACCGCGAGGCGGACGTACTGCCGTGGGCGCTGGGCGAGTTGGACGAATGGGGGCTTCAGGAGCTGGCGCAGATGGCCTGCGTGCTGCCGCCGGAGCTGCACGCGCGTGTGCGGGACCATGTGCGGCCGTATCTGACGGGGGACCCCCAGGTGCGGGCGGCGGGCGTCAACGCGCTGGCCCGCGCGCACGCGCCGGAGGCGATCGGGGAGGCCGTACGGCTGGTCCACGAGAGCGCGGGTCCGCCGCCCGGGCCGTACCAGGTGTTCCGGGCCGTCGTGGCGGTGACCGAGACCTTCGGGGCCGAGGCGCTGCCGGTGGCGCGGGCGGTGGCCGATGCCATGGCCCGGCGGCCCGAGGAGATGTCCCCTTATCTGACGGGGGTGTTGGCGGAGTACCCCGAGGTGGCGGCGGAGATCGTCGAGGAGCTGGCCGCGCTGGTGCCGCGGCTGACGGGCGGGTACGCGGGGCCCGCCGTGGACGTGCTCGGGCAGCTGGGTCCGGCGGGCGGCGAGGTGGCCGAGCGGGCGCTGCGGGAGGCGACCGGGATCGACCACGCCGACCTGCGGATGAGCGCCGCGCTGGCGCATCACCGGGTGAGCGGGGACCCGGGGGTGGCCCTGGCCGTCCTGCGCCAGGAGTTGGAGCACGACGAGTCGTCCTTTCCGGCGGGCCGCGCCGGTCGGCTCGGGCCCGCTGCCGCGCCCCTGCTGCCGCTCATCGAGCCCTTCCTCGCCCCCGCCCGGATCCCCGCCTACCGCGCCGAGGCCGCGCTCGCCGTCTGGCGCATCACCGGCCGCACCGAGGACACCGTGGAGCCCATCGCCCGCCCCCTGGCCTCCGCCGAGCGGTTCTATCCCCGGGAGTTGTACGCCGTGGAGGCGCTCACGGAGATCGGTCTGCTGCCTCGGTTCGCCGAGGCCCCGCTGCGGCGGGTGGCCGAGTCGCCGCGCCGGGTCGCCTCCGCCGTGATGAACACCGAGGGCAGACACCTGGACTACACCGTGCGGGACGCCGTACGGAAGCTGCTGGCGACCGCCGAGGTGATCTGCTGA
- a CDS encoding SDR family oxidoreductase, which yields MRLLVLGGTEFVGRAVVEAAVGRGWDVTVFHRGRHEAPAGVRALHGDRTTEDGLAALEGGGEWDVVVDTWSSAPRAVRDTARLLKDRVGRYVYVSSCSVYDWAPPAGYTEDAPLVTGASPDAEQTAYPQDKRGAELAVLDTFGADRSVLARAGLIIGPYENVGRLPWWLNRMAKGGPVLAPGPRELPIQYIDARDLADWILGAAERELSGPYNLIGPSEHATMGTLLDACAEVTGGAAELRWTEPEVILEAGIEPWTQLPVWVPPGSDMHDALHSADVSRAVETGLVCRPVEETVADTWSWLQGLDGTAPQRADRTAKGLDPEVEAKVLASAGGVSDTTL from the coding sequence ATGAGACTTCTGGTGCTGGGTGGTACGGAGTTCGTGGGGCGGGCCGTGGTCGAGGCGGCGGTCGGGCGGGGGTGGGACGTGACCGTCTTCCACCGGGGGCGGCACGAGGCCCCGGCCGGGGTGCGGGCCTTGCACGGCGACCGCACCACCGAGGACGGGCTCGCCGCGCTGGAGGGGGGCGGGGAATGGGACGTCGTGGTCGACACCTGGTCCTCGGCGCCCCGCGCGGTGCGGGACACGGCACGGCTGCTGAAGGACCGCGTCGGGCGGTATGTGTACGTGTCGAGCTGCTCGGTGTACGACTGGGCCCCGCCCGCCGGATACACCGAGGACGCGCCACTGGTGACGGGCGCATCGCCGGACGCCGAGCAGACCGCGTACCCCCAGGACAAGCGGGGCGCCGAACTGGCGGTGCTGGACACCTTCGGGGCCGACCGCTCGGTGCTGGCGCGGGCGGGGCTGATCATCGGGCCGTACGAGAACGTCGGCCGGCTGCCCTGGTGGCTGAACCGTATGGCCAAGGGCGGCCCGGTGCTGGCGCCCGGCCCGCGGGAGCTGCCGATCCAGTACATCGACGCCCGTGACCTCGCCGACTGGATCCTCGGCGCCGCGGAGCGGGAGTTGAGCGGACCGTACAACCTGATCGGCCCCTCGGAACACGCCACGATGGGCACGCTGCTCGACGCGTGCGCCGAGGTCACCGGCGGAGCTGCCGAACTGCGCTGGACCGAGCCGGAGGTGATCCTGGAGGCCGGGATCGAACCCTGGACCCAGCTGCCCGTGTGGGTGCCGCCGGGCAGCGATATGCACGACGCGTTGCACAGCGCCGACGTCTCGCGGGCGGTGGAGACGGGGCTGGTCTGCCGCCCGGTCGAGGAGACCGTCGCCGACACCTGGAGCTGGCTGCAAGGCCTCGACGGTACGGCGCCGCAGCGCGCGGACCGGACGGCGAAGGGGCTCGACCCGGAGGTGGAGGCGAAGGTGCTGGCGTCGGCCGGGGGTGTATCTGACACCACCCTCTGA
- a CDS encoding sensor histidine kinase, which yields MTTTETKSRARGMVRAALRGLGLSLVLLPGAVLCYTLTLVSIALIPIGVGLVTTPWVLTGVRAFADWRRVLAAEWGGVRIPSAYRPIPEDANPWARTVGMLSDPATWRDLRWLPVDMTAGYLTALLPAVLVLYPLEGFALAIGLWRVFPDGYWYGFVPVSDQTSAFGAAALAAVLLFVAHRYAVDAFQLHFRLTRAVLTPSQAELAERVRVLTETRRDAVDTSAAELRRIERDLHDGAQARLVAMGMDLNTIEMLIEKDPEQAKQLIAHARKSSVDALAELRDLVRGIHPPVLAERGLGDGVRALALRLPIATEVTVELEGRAEAPVESAAYFAVSEVLTNAVKHSGADRIWVDVHHSDGMLRATVTDNGKGGAAIGAGSGLAGVERRLGTFDGVLAVSSPAGGPTMVTMEIPCALS from the coding sequence ATGACGACCACAGAGACGAAGAGCAGGGCCCGGGGCATGGTGCGCGCGGCGCTGCGCGGACTGGGACTCTCGCTGGTGCTGCTGCCGGGGGCGGTGCTCTGTTACACGCTCACCCTGGTGTCCATCGCCCTGATTCCGATCGGCGTCGGCCTGGTGACAACGCCGTGGGTGCTCACGGGCGTACGGGCGTTCGCGGACTGGCGGAGGGTCCTCGCCGCCGAGTGGGGCGGGGTGCGGATCCCCTCGGCGTACCGGCCGATACCCGAGGACGCCAACCCCTGGGCGCGCACCGTCGGGATGCTGAGCGACCCGGCGACCTGGCGGGACCTGCGGTGGCTGCCGGTGGACATGACGGCGGGTTATCTCACCGCGCTGCTGCCGGCCGTGCTGGTGCTGTACCCGCTGGAGGGGTTCGCGCTGGCGATCGGCTTGTGGCGGGTCTTCCCGGACGGGTACTGGTACGGCTTCGTGCCGGTCAGCGATCAGACGTCCGCGTTCGGCGCCGCCGCCCTGGCCGCCGTTCTCCTCTTCGTCGCCCACCGGTACGCCGTGGACGCCTTCCAGCTCCACTTCCGGCTGACCCGGGCGGTCCTCACGCCCAGTCAGGCCGAACTCGCCGAACGGGTAAGGGTGTTGACGGAGACCCGGCGGGACGCCGTGGACACCTCCGCCGCCGAACTGCGTCGGATCGAGCGGGATCTGCACGACGGGGCGCAGGCCCGGCTGGTCGCGATGGGGATGGATCTCAACACCATCGAGATGCTGATCGAGAAGGACCCTGAGCAGGCCAAGCAGCTCATCGCGCACGCCCGCAAGTCCTCCGTCGACGCGCTCGCGGAGCTGCGTGACCTGGTGCGCGGGATTCATCCTCCGGTGCTCGCCGAGCGCGGACTGGGGGACGGCGTACGGGCGTTGGCGCTGCGTCTGCCGATCGCCACCGAGGTGACGGTGGAGCTGGAGGGGCGCGCCGAGGCGCCGGTGGAGTCGGCCGCGTACTTCGCCGTCAGCGAGGTCCTCACCAACGCCGTGAAGCACTCGGGCGCCGACCGGATCTGGGTCGATGTGCATCACAGTGACGGCATGCTGCGGGCGACCGTCACCGACAACGGCAAGGGCGGCGCGGCCATCGGCGCCGGATCGGGGCTGGCCGGGGTGGAGCGCCGACTGGGTACATTCGACGGCGTCCTGGCCGTCAGCAGCCCCGCGGGCGGTCCCACCATGGTCACCATGGAGATCCCTTGCGCGTTGTCCTAG
- a CDS encoding response regulator transcription factor yields the protein MRVVLAEDLFLLRDGLVRLLEAYDFEIAAAVETGPELEQALAELEPDVAVVDVRLPPTHTDEGLQCALRARRARPGLPVLVLSQHVEQLYARELLADGDGGVGYLLKDRVFDAEQFVDAVRRVAAGGTAMDPQVIQQLLTRRAADDRRPLDRLTPREREVLELMAQGRSNAAIAAQLVVTERAIAKHTSNIFAKLALEVSDDDNRRVLAVLAYLDQGR from the coding sequence TTGCGCGTTGTCCTAGCCGAAGACCTGTTCCTGCTGCGCGACGGACTCGTCCGGCTCCTCGAGGCCTACGACTTCGAGATCGCGGCGGCCGTCGAGACCGGCCCCGAGCTGGAGCAGGCGCTGGCCGAACTGGAGCCGGACGTCGCCGTGGTGGACGTACGGCTCCCGCCCACCCACACCGACGAGGGCCTGCAGTGCGCGCTGCGGGCCCGCCGCGCGAGACCCGGCCTTCCGGTGCTGGTGCTCTCGCAGCACGTGGAGCAGCTCTACGCCCGTGAACTGCTCGCCGACGGCGACGGCGGGGTCGGCTATCTGCTCAAGGACCGGGTGTTCGACGCGGAGCAGTTCGTGGACGCCGTACGGCGGGTGGCGGCCGGGGGCACCGCGATGGACCCGCAGGTGATCCAGCAGCTGCTGACCCGGCGGGCGGCGGACGACCGGCGGCCGCTGGACCGGCTCACCCCGCGGGAGCGGGAGGTGCTGGAGCTGATGGCACAGGGACGGTCCAACGCGGCCATCGCCGCCCAGCTCGTCGTCACAGAACGGGCCATCGCCAAACACACCTCCAACATCTTCGCCAAACTGGCCCTGGAGGTCTCGGACGACGACAATCGCCGCGTCCTGGCGGTTCTCGCCTATCTGGACCAAGGGCGCTGA
- a CDS encoding DUF1996 domain-containing protein: MGRNTRKRRTPLATKAIAASAALALGGGGLIWANFYASAHESGTDQNQTRAAAAQIATIQCPDVGQKITDVPDGARSGVDTELANLDKQITEAYARLASTRQAQSGDSGFVQNAILGPLKDKRTAAIDRIQINIKRAGGSGQDTLDQLAPCSGVPAEQPQTNDGEAGQDQNGDGQDQGDGQDQGQDQGDGQDQGQDQGDGQDQGNGGQAGNGPSADDFVDITQVQANAQKGVGANGLPANGRSGSRGSFTTKCGTNSNDNHNTDNVIVAPGVSNGAHHLHDYVGNQNNDAFASDEDLANADTTCQNQGDKSSYFWPVLRLQDGTQDFDQNNAGGGTEGNVGKILEPTVAQLKFVGNKRGPVVAMPTALRIITGDAKAFVNGNANANVNWSCTGFENQVQLKDKYPICPEGSDVVRTTNFQSCWDGQNIDSANHRTHVAFVQADGSCAGGFQAIPQLQVRLVYDVPAPTIENGQVVNPYAVDTFPEQLHKPITDHNDFINFFDTNLMNKMVNCINNGQRCR, from the coding sequence ATGGGACGCAACACACGAAAACGCCGTACGCCGCTGGCCACCAAGGCCATAGCCGCATCGGCGGCCCTAGCGCTCGGTGGGGGCGGGCTGATCTGGGCAAACTTCTACGCATCCGCGCACGAATCGGGCACGGATCAGAATCAGACGAGGGCCGCCGCGGCGCAGATCGCGACGATCCAGTGCCCGGACGTCGGCCAGAAGATCACCGACGTACCGGACGGCGCCCGCTCGGGGGTCGACACCGAGCTGGCGAACCTCGACAAGCAGATCACCGAGGCCTACGCCCGGCTCGCGTCGACGCGCCAGGCACAGTCCGGTGACTCGGGATTCGTCCAGAACGCGATCCTCGGCCCGCTGAAGGACAAGCGGACCGCGGCGATCGACCGGATCCAGATCAACATCAAGCGGGCCGGGGGCAGCGGGCAGGACACGCTGGACCAGCTCGCGCCGTGCTCGGGTGTCCCCGCCGAGCAGCCGCAGACCAATGACGGCGAGGCGGGCCAGGACCAGAACGGTGATGGTCAGGACCAGGGCGACGGTCAGGACCAAGGCCAGGACCAGGGCGACGGCCAGGATCAGGGCCAGGACCAGGGTGACGGCCAGGACCAGGGCAACGGCGGGCAGGCCGGCAACGGCCCGAGCGCCGACGACTTCGTCGACATCACCCAGGTGCAGGCGAACGCCCAGAAGGGCGTGGGCGCCAACGGTCTCCCCGCGAACGGCAGGTCCGGTTCGAGGGGCAGCTTCACCACCAAGTGCGGCACCAACAGCAACGACAACCACAACACGGACAACGTGATCGTGGCCCCGGGTGTCAGCAACGGCGCGCACCACCTGCACGACTACGTCGGCAACCAGAACAACGACGCCTTCGCAAGCGACGAGGACCTGGCGAACGCCGACACCACCTGTCAGAACCAGGGCGACAAGTCCTCGTACTTCTGGCCGGTGCTGCGTCTGCAGGACGGTACGCAGGACTTCGACCAGAACAACGCCGGCGGTGGCACCGAAGGCAACGTGGGCAAGATCCTCGAGCCCACGGTGGCCCAGCTGAAGTTCGTCGGCAACAAGCGGGGTCCGGTCGTCGCGATGCCGACGGCGCTGCGCATCATCACCGGCGACGCCAAGGCCTTCGTCAACGGCAATGCCAACGCCAATGTGAACTGGAGCTGCACCGGCTTCGAGAACCAGGTGCAGCTGAAGGACAAGTATCCGATCTGCCCCGAGGGCAGTGACGTGGTCCGCACGACCAACTTCCAGAGCTGCTGGGACGGCCAGAACATCGACAGCGCCAACCACCGCACCCACGTGGCGTTCGTCCAGGCCGACGGCTCTTGTGCGGGCGGCTTCCAGGCGATCCCCCAGCTCCAGGTCCGTCTGGTCTACGACGTTCCCGCCCCGACCATCGAGAACGGTCAGGTCGTGAACCCGTACGCGGTGGACACCTTCCCGGAGCAGCTGCACAAGCCGATCACCGACCACAACGACTTCATCAACTTCTTCGACACGAACCTGATGAACAAGATGGTCAACTGCATCAACAACGGCCAGCGTTGCCGGTGA
- a CDS encoding tetratricopeptide repeat protein: protein MDQDWEDRVTAAWASFDDCTEDEAADFRAVIDTLVAELPDDSPLGPFERACAWDSTGHSDKAVPLYREALERGLSGYKGRRAKIQLSSSLRNIGQAEEGVKLLTPELDAPSDELDDAVRATLALCLSSLGRDREGLSLVLGALAPHLPRYQRSMANYARALVEPGD from the coding sequence GTGGACCAAGACTGGGAAGACCGTGTCACCGCCGCCTGGGCGAGCTTCGACGACTGCACCGAGGACGAAGCCGCCGACTTCCGGGCCGTGATCGACACCCTCGTCGCCGAACTTCCGGACGACAGCCCGCTCGGCCCCTTCGAGCGGGCCTGCGCCTGGGACTCCACGGGCCACTCCGACAAGGCGGTGCCGCTGTACCGGGAGGCTCTGGAGCGGGGCCTGAGCGGCTACAAGGGCCGCCGGGCGAAGATCCAGCTGTCCAGCTCGCTGCGGAACATCGGGCAGGCGGAGGAGGGCGTCAAGCTGTTGACGCCGGAACTGGACGCGCCGTCGGACGAGTTGGACGACGCGGTACGCGCCACTCTCGCCCTCTGCCTCTCCAGCCTCGGCCGGGACCGCGAGGGCCTCTCGCTGGTGCTGGGTGCGTTGGCGCCCCATCTGCCGCGTTACCAGCGCTCTATGGCGAACTACGCGCGGGCCCTCGTAGAGCCGGGCGACTGA
- a CDS encoding metal-dependent hydrolase: MSNKQAWVPLPDEDERIPLKARKVSFSWEDTPLHWVPGDPFTTHTINVLHLLLPAGERWFVHVYKQVLPYIRDERLREDVIGFIGQEAMHSQAHDEVLPHLKELGLDPTPYTAQVDWFFEKLLGDRTLPPGRARRWWLMERVALIAAIEHYTAFLGNWVLNADELDRRGADPTMLDLLRWHGAEEVEHRSVAFELFMHVDGSYRRRVRTWAISFGALVFLWQRGARFFMENDPTLLDGKASFRAFYVRGRRGVLPTAGDMFRSIPRYLSREYHPSQEGSTEQAVAYLASSPAAVAAEVAQKGAK, from the coding sequence ATGTCTAACAAGCAGGCCTGGGTGCCCCTACCCGACGAGGACGAGCGGATACCGCTCAAGGCGCGCAAGGTGTCCTTCTCGTGGGAGGACACCCCGTTGCACTGGGTGCCGGGTGACCCCTTCACCACGCACACCATCAATGTGCTGCATCTGCTGCTGCCCGCCGGTGAGCGGTGGTTCGTGCATGTGTACAAGCAGGTGCTGCCGTACATCCGGGACGAGCGGCTGCGTGAGGACGTCATCGGGTTCATCGGCCAAGAGGCGATGCACTCCCAGGCCCATGACGAGGTCCTGCCGCATCTGAAGGAGCTCGGGCTCGATCCGACGCCGTACACCGCACAGGTCGACTGGTTCTTCGAGAAGCTGCTCGGGGACCGGACACTGCCGCCGGGCCGGGCGCGGCGCTGGTGGCTGATGGAGCGGGTGGCGCTGATCGCGGCCATCGAGCACTACACCGCCTTCCTCGGCAACTGGGTGCTGAACGCCGACGAGTTGGACCGGCGCGGCGCCGATCCCACCATGCTGGATCTGCTGCGCTGGCACGGCGCCGAGGAGGTCGAGCACCGGTCCGTGGCCTTCGAGCTGTTCATGCATGTCGACGGCAGCTATCGGCGGCGGGTGCGGACCTGGGCGATCTCGTTCGGGGCGCTGGTGTTCCTGTGGCAGCGCGGGGCCCGTTTCTTCATGGAGAACGACCCGACGCTGCTCGACGGCAAGGCGTCCTTCCGCGCCTTCTATGTGCGGGGCCGGCGGGGTGTGCTGCCGACGGCCGGGGACATGTTCCGCTCCATCCCCCGCTATCTGAGCCGTGAGTACCACCCCTCCCAGGAGGGCTCCACCGAGCAGGCCGTCGCCTACCTGGCCTCCTCCCCCGCAGCCGTCGCCGCGGAAGTCGCGCAGAAGGGGGCCAAGTGA
- a CDS encoding PDR/VanB family oxidoreductase, protein MPRLTTVAVVAGAALLARRAMRRRIQTSPLWPMPALDEPISGRPRSRALRLLVTAHEKVADGVVRLRLEGHDLPRWEPGAHLDLVLPSGLVRQYSLCGDPEDTSSYTVATRLVEDGRGGSREVHEQVQEGLELEVRGPRNRFPLVQAQSYVFVAGGIGITPILPMLRALPEGTDWRLLYCGRTRASMPFLEEIEKLHGNVTVVPEDESGLPDLDALFTDSPEDAAVYCCGPEGLMAAVEARVPQVHLERFAPRTSTEGNRSFEVELRRSGRVLTVPADSTVLAAVRKELPDTLYSCEQGFCGTCQQRVLEGEVDHRDELLTDAERDDSMLICVSRARGERLALDM, encoded by the coding sequence ATGCCGAGGCTCACAACGGTCGCCGTCGTCGCGGGCGCCGCCCTCCTCGCCCGGCGGGCCATGCGCCGCCGCATCCAGACCTCCCCGCTGTGGCCGATGCCGGCCCTGGACGAGCCGATCTCCGGGCGGCCCCGGTCCCGGGCGCTGCGGCTGCTGGTCACCGCGCACGAGAAGGTGGCCGACGGAGTCGTAAGGCTGCGCCTCGAAGGGCATGACCTGCCGCGCTGGGAGCCCGGCGCGCATCTGGATCTGGTGTTGCCGTCGGGGCTGGTCCGGCAGTACTCGCTGTGCGGGGACCCGGAGGACACCTCGTCGTACACCGTCGCCACCCGGCTCGTCGAGGACGGGCGGGGCGGTTCGCGCGAGGTGCACGAGCAGGTGCAGGAGGGTCTGGAGCTGGAGGTGCGGGGGCCGCGGAACCGCTTCCCGCTCGTCCAGGCGCAGTCGTACGTCTTCGTCGCCGGGGGCATCGGGATCACGCCGATCCTGCCGATGCTGCGGGCGCTGCCGGAGGGCACCGACTGGCGGCTGCTGTACTGCGGGCGGACGCGGGCGTCGATGCCGTTCCTGGAGGAGATCGAGAAGCTGCACGGCAACGTCACCGTGGTCCCCGAGGACGAATCCGGACTGCCGGACCTGGACGCGCTGTTCACAGACTCGCCCGAGGACGCCGCCGTCTACTGCTGCGGACCCGAAGGGCTCATGGCCGCCGTCGAGGCGCGCGTCCCGCAGGTCCACCTGGAGCGGTTCGCGCCCCGCACCTCCACCGAGGGCAACCGCTCCTTCGAGGTCGAACTCCGTCGCAGCGGGCGGGTGTTGACGGTCCCGGCGGACTCGACCGTGCTGGCCGCCGTACGCAAGGAGCTGCCCGACACCCTGTACTCCTGCGAGCAGGGTTTCTGTGGGACCTGCCAACAGCGCGTGCTGGAGGGCGAGGTGGACCACCGGGACGAGCTGCTCACGGACGCGGAGCGTGACGACTCGATGCTCATCTGTGTGTCGCGGGCACGCGGTGAGCGTCTGGCGCTGGACATGTGA
- a CDS encoding TetR/AcrR family transcriptional regulator, with protein MTTGVRRRMGVEERRQQLIGVALELFSRRSPDEVSIDEIASAAGISRPLVYHYFPGKLSLYEAALKRASDDLASRFVEPQDGPLGARLLRVMRRYFDFVDEHGPGFSALMRGGPAVGSSTTNALIDSVRQAAYVQILSHLRVEDPPARLELVIRSWISLAESTALIWLDGRRIPRAELEVQLVHDFAALAAISAAYDEEMTALLRRMLRDEPADGPFSDLVARLIVLAS; from the coding sequence ATGACTACCGGGGTACGCCGCAGAATGGGCGTCGAGGAGCGACGGCAGCAGCTGATCGGCGTCGCCCTCGAACTCTTCAGCCGCCGCTCGCCCGACGAGGTCTCCATCGATGAGATAGCGTCGGCCGCGGGCATCTCCCGTCCGCTGGTCTACCACTACTTCCCCGGCAAACTCAGCCTGTACGAGGCCGCGTTGAAGCGGGCCTCGGACGATCTGGCGTCCCGGTTCGTGGAGCCGCAGGACGGTCCGCTGGGCGCGCGGCTGCTGCGGGTGATGCGCCGCTACTTCGACTTCGTCGACGAGCACGGCCCCGGTTTCTCGGCGCTGATGCGCGGCGGCCCGGCGGTCGGCTCCTCCACCACGAACGCGCTCATCGACTCCGTACGGCAGGCCGCGTACGTCCAGATCCTGTCGCATCTGCGGGTGGAGGACCCGCCCGCGCGGCTGGAACTGGTCATCCGCTCCTGGATCTCGCTCGCCGAGTCGACGGCGCTGATCTGGCTGGACGGCCGGCGCATTCCGCGCGCCGAGCTGGAGGTCCAGCTGGTGCACGACTTCGCCGCGCTGGCCGCCATCAGCGCCGCCTACGACGAGGAGATGACGGCCCTGCTGCGCCGCATGCTCCGGGACGAGCCGGCCGACGGCCCGTTCAGCGACCTGGTCGCCCGGCTGATCGTGCTGGCGTCCTAG
- a CDS encoding 5-carboxymethyl-2-hydroxymuconate Delta-isomerase, whose product MPQITVERSPKLDHVDWAAFATALHPVVVETAAARLEACKTRVLRTGDEAVGAEAEGHAIVQVTLALLAGRTDETKARLTEAVLELLLKFVEPVDGLKLHLSAEVRDLDPSYRKAEI is encoded by the coding sequence ATGCCGCAGATCACCGTCGAACGCTCCCCGAAGCTCGACCACGTCGACTGGGCGGCCTTCGCGACCGCGCTGCACCCAGTGGTCGTCGAGACGGCGGCCGCGCGTCTCGAGGCGTGCAAGACGCGGGTGCTGCGCACCGGGGACGAGGCGGTCGGCGCCGAGGCCGAGGGCCACGCCATCGTGCAGGTCACCCTCGCCCTGCTCGCCGGACGCACCGACGAGACGAAGGCGCGACTCACCGAGGCGGTACTGGAGCTGCTGCTGAAGTTCGTCGAGCCGGTGGACGGGCTGAAACTGCACCTGTCCGCCGAGGTCCGCGACCTCGACCCGTCCTACCGCAAGGCCGAGATCTAG